GCAACGAAGAATCGCATGGTTTACCGTGTTCCTTGTTTTACTGATTATCGTTCAAATCGGCATCCTTACCTACTATTCCGTGTCGCGCACCGTCGAGAAAGAAATCGGCAGTCGCGCGCTTCACATTGCTTCGCAGGTTGCGGCATCTCCGGAAGTTGTTCAAGGCTTTAAAGAAGAAGATCCGTCTGCGACGATTCAACCGTTCGTCGAACGCATTCGCATTCTTACGGACGCCGAATTTATCGTCGTCGGCGATGCCGAGGGCATCCGTTATTCTCATCCGATCCCGTCTCGCATCGGGAAGGAGATGGTCGGCGGCGACAACGATCGCGCGCTGCTGCTTGGGGAATCCTATACGTCGAAGGCCAAAGGATCGCTCGGCTTATCGCTTCGAGGGAAAGTCCCCGTTCGCGACGAGGCCGGGAACGTTATCGGCATCGTATCGGTCGGATTTCTGTTAGAGGATATTCGCCAAATGACGATCGACTACGGGAAGAAAATCGCTTGGGTCGCGGGGGCGGGGTTGTTCGTCGGCATCGCGGGCGCCATGCTGCTGGCGAGAAGTATTAAGCGAACGATGTTCGGACTCGAGCCGGAAGAAATTTCGTCGCTGTATCAAATTCGGGATACCGTCATCCAATCGATCCGCGAAGGCATCATGGTCGTGAATAAAGACGGGAACATCGAACTGCTCAATGAGACGGCTCGAAACATCTTGTCGGTGCCGAAGGGGAAAAATATTATCGGGCAACCCGTGATCGAATACGTGCCGAACGGCCAATTGCTCGAAGTGCTGCGCACCGGAGAGCGCCAGCTGGACCAAGAGAGCGACTTAGGCGGGAAAACGATCATCGCCAACCGGATTCCCGTGAAATCCGGAGGAGAGGTGATCGGCGTCGTATCCAGCTTCCGCTTAAAATCGGAGATCGATCAGCTGACCGAAGAATTGTCCCAAGTCCAACGTTATTCGGAAGCGCTTCGGGCTCAAACCCATGAGTATAATAACTTTTTATACACCGTCTCGGGTCTCATTCAGTTAGGGGCTTATGACGAAGCGTTGGAATTGATCCATAAAGAATCGAGCGATACGCAGGACTGGATCCAGGTAATTACGGACCGGATTCGCGACCCGGCGGTAGGCGGCATCCTGCTCGGATTTATGAACCGCTCCAGGGAGTTGAAGGTCGATTTGACGTTGGATCGGGAGAGCTCGCTGAAGAAGCTGCCGGCTCGGATCCGAAGCGAGTCCGTCGTTTCGATTCTCGGCAATTTGGTTACGAACGCGTTCGAGGCGGTCGGGAGGAACGACGAAGCCGACCGTAAGGTACGAATTTTCTTGCTCGATCTCGGCGACGATCTTCTGCTTGAGGTCGAAGATTCCGGTCCGGGAATCGCTGATGAAGATATGCCGTACCTATTCGAGCTCGGGTTTACGACGAAGGAAGCGAAACACGGAAAACGCGGCTTCGGCTTAACGAGAGTCGCGGAGCTTACAAAGCAGTTAGGAGGCACCGTCTCCGTAGAGGAAGGCGAATGGGGCGGCGCTCGCTTTGTCGTAGCGATACCGAAGGAAGGACGGCAGGGGAATGAATCCGAATAAAGAACCGCCTATTGAGGTGCTAATCGTCGAGGACGATCTACGGATCGCGGAAATTCATCGCCGATTTACGGAGAAGCACGACGGATTCCGGATCGTGGCGACGGCGTCGACCGGGGAGGAGGCTAAAGATTGGTTAAGCGTCGTCAAGCCGAACCTGGTTTTATTGGACGTTTATCTGCCCGATATGCTGGGAATCGATCTCGTGCGGTTTATCCGCAACGAAAACCTCGATACGGATATTATTATGATCACCGCCGCGTCGGAGACGGATGTCGTGAAGCATGCGATGCACGGCGGCGTATTCGATTTTATCATGAAGCCGCTTACCTATGAACGCTTCAAGAACAGTCTGGACCGGTACCGCGAGGCGCGGGCGCATCTGCGGGGAAGCTCCCGGCTGACCTCGGAACAAATCGAACGGCTGTGGCAGGGAACGGTGGCGACGGGCGCAGCGCTTCGGGAATCGAGCGAAGCGATGCCCAAAGGAATCGACCCGCTGACGCTGGAGAAGGTGATGGAAAGCATTCGTCTTTCCGGACCGGAGGGCGTTACGGCGGAATCGGTGAGCGGCAATACCGGGCTTAGCCGTTCCACCTCGCGCAGATATTTGGAATACCTCGTCTCGCAGAAAAAGCTTACCGCGCAGCTGAACTACGGCACGATCGGAAGGCCGGAACGAAGGTACGTCGCAAAGCCGTGATTTTTATGATCAAAAGGAACGAAAAGACGTTAATACCGTTTATGACCGCAAACTAGGAGCGGTCATTTTTTTTTGTTACAGTAAGTGAGCGCTTTCATTCCGGCGTAATCATATGGTCCAGGGGGTCCAACCATGAACAAACGGTTTTCCAAAACGATACCTGCACTTTTATTTGCAAGCGCTTTAGTCGCATCGCTCGCCGCATGTTCGACGGGAGGCGCCGGCGGCGGCAGCGCCTACCCGGAGCGGGCGATAACGATCGTAGCGCCGTCCGGTGCGGGCGGCGGCTGGGATAAGACGGCTCGCTCGGTCGCGAAGGTGCTAAGCGAAACGAAGCTCGTCGAAAAATCGATCACGGTCGAAAATAAACCGGGCGGCGGCGGCGCCGTATTTATGGCGGAATACGCGACGGCGGACGCGAAGAACGATTACAAGCTGTTCGTCAACTCGCCGCCGATTTTGATCAACCACAACAAGAAGGAAGGGAACAGCCCATACGGGTACAAGGATACGACGCCTCTCGCGCAATTGACG
This genomic window from Paenibacillus antri contains:
- a CDS encoding ATP-binding protein; this translates as MKKKYGWTLQRRIAWFTVFLVLLIIVQIGILTYYSVSRTVEKEIGSRALHIASQVAASPEVVQGFKEEDPSATIQPFVERIRILTDAEFIVVGDAEGIRYSHPIPSRIGKEMVGGDNDRALLLGESYTSKAKGSLGLSLRGKVPVRDEAGNVIGIVSVGFLLEDIRQMTIDYGKKIAWVAGAGLFVGIAGAMLLARSIKRTMFGLEPEEISSLYQIRDTVIQSIREGIMVVNKDGNIELLNETARNILSVPKGKNIIGQPVIEYVPNGQLLEVLRTGERQLDQESDLGGKTIIANRIPVKSGGEVIGVVSSFRLKSEIDQLTEELSQVQRYSEALRAQTHEYNNFLYTVSGLIQLGAYDEALELIHKESSDTQDWIQVITDRIRDPAVGGILLGFMNRSRELKVDLTLDRESSLKKLPARIRSESVVSILGNLVTNAFEAVGRNDEADRKVRIFLLDLGDDLLLEVEDSGPGIADEDMPYLFELGFTTKEAKHGKRGFGLTRVAELTKQLGGTVSVEEGEWGGARFVVAIPKEGRQGNESE
- a CDS encoding response regulator; translated protein: MNPNKEPPIEVLIVEDDLRIAEIHRRFTEKHDGFRIVATASTGEEAKDWLSVVKPNLVLLDVYLPDMLGIDLVRFIRNENLDTDIIMITAASETDVVKHAMHGGVFDFIMKPLTYERFKNSLDRYREARAHLRGSSRLTSEQIERLWQGTVATGAALRESSEAMPKGIDPLTLEKVMESIRLSGPEGVTAESVSGNTGLSRSTSRRYLEYLVSQKKLTAQLNYGTIGRPERRYVAKP